Proteins from a genomic interval of Benincasa hispida cultivar B227 chromosome 7, ASM972705v1, whole genome shotgun sequence:
- the LOC120081691 gene encoding uncharacterized protein LOC120081691, with protein sequence MAAAAGIGVRKKKIFPHASSLASIESLSLPLVQEIVLTADIGCAECQKKLANILSKMNDTESVVVNLLDKKVILTRRLQIPSRISTIKRLLGSPCR encoded by the exons ATGGCGGCGGCGGCCGGAATTGGAGTTCGGAAGAAGAAGATCTTTCCTCATGCTTCTAGCCTTGCTTCCATTGAGTCCTTATCTCTGCCTCTT gttCAGGAAATTGTATTAACAGCTGATATTGGATGTGCTGAGTGTCAGAAGAAATTGGCCAATATACTTTCTAAAATGAATG ATACAGAGTCTGTGGTGGTGAATTTGTTGGACAAGAAAGTGATATTGACTCGAAGATTGCAGATTCCATCCAGAATTTCAACGATCAAGAGATTGCTTGGTTCTCCTTGCAGATAA